The DNA segment GGCCTCTTTCGCAGAACTCACTTGACGCGCTCGACGGAATAAGAAGGCTAAGGAAAATCTATTCATCCACGACAGGATACAACTACGACCATATCTATGAAGCCGAAGAGAGAAGATGGATGAGGGGCGCAATAGAGTCTGGTGTTTACCGTCCTCCCCTAAATCCCGTGAACGAAGGGGAGCTCCTAGATACCCTCACTAAAGTGGAGGTATTTGAAAACTTCCTCCACAGAATCTTTCCTGGGAAATTCAGGTTCTCGATAGAAGGCGTCGACATGCTGGTGCCGATGCTGAATGAACTCATACATCTCGCCATCAAAGCCGACATACACCAGATAATTCTGGGAATGGCTCATCGCGGACGGCTGAACGTAATGCACCACGTGATGGAGAAAAACTACAAGTACACGCTGCTTAAGTTCAAGGACCCTGTTCTGGTAAGAGACTTTGCCGACGACATGGGATGGACGGGGGACGTGAAGTACCACGAGGCCGTAAAACGCGATATCCCGACGGGAGACATGCTCGACCGCAACATGAGGATAACCATGGTCCCCAACCCCAGCCACTTGGAATCGGTAAATCCTGTAGTGCAGGGAATGTCGAGGGCATGCGGGATAAGTGACGATACGCCGGGTTCTCCGCAATTTGACCCGTCGGCGGTAATCCCGGTACAGATTCATGGAGATTCGGCATTCATGGGACAGGGAATAAACGCGGAAACGCTTAATCTCTCCGCTCTTTCGGGCTACCATACCGGCGGGACGATACACATAATCACCAACAACCAGCTCGGCTACACTACTCTTCCCGCCGACAGCAGAAGCACGCTTTACGCAAGCGATCTTGCCAAGGGATTCGAAATACCGATTGTCCACGTAAATGCGGATGACCCGGTTGCCTGCATAGAGTCAATACGCCTGGCCTTCGGCTACACATCCAGATTCGAAAAACATTTCCTTATAGACCTAGTCGGCTACAGAAGGTACGGACACAACGAGGCAGACGAACCGGGATTCACCCAGCCCATGATATACAAGAAGATAGATGCTCACCCCAGGGTGATGAGTATCTGGGCGAAAAACCTGATAGAAAAAGGCACTGTCTCCGAAAACCAAGTAGAGCAACTCCGGCAAAAACATATGGAGAAGATTTCCGAGGAATTCGAATCGATCTCCCCTGACGACTCCCCCGAGGAATCAACGGCACCTTCCCCGGAACGGGGGATAGCGAAAAAAACGGTTACCAAGGTTCCAGACGAAACCCTCCGCGAGCTAAACGACTCCCTTCTCTCGGTTCCCGAAGAGTTCACCGTAAATTCGAAAATCGCCAGAATACGGGACAGAAGAAAAAACGTTCTCGACGACCCGAACGAAAAGACAATCGACTGGGCCATGGCGGAAGAGCTTGCCTACGCCTCCATAGTCGCACAAGGCATTCCCATCAGGATAACCGGACAGGACTGCGAGAGAGGGACTTTCAGCCATCGCCACGCGGTGCTCCACGACCCCGAGAACGGCGCGATCCATATTCCCCTGCAGAGAATTCCCCAGGCGAAAGCGGCGTTTGAGATAAAAAACAGCCCGCTCAGCGAAAACGCCTGCTTGGGTTTTGAGTACGGATACTGTATCGAGAGAACGAACTGCCTTGTCATATGGGAAGCTCAGTACGGAGACTTCATAAACGGGGCGCAGACCATAGTGGATGAATATCTCGTATCGGCAAGGGCGAAATGGGGGCAGACCCCATCTCTGGTTCTCCTGCTTCCCCACGCCTACGAGGGACAGGGACCCGACCACTCGAGCGGAAGGCTTGAAAGATTTCTCATGTCAGCCGCTGAATATAATATAAGGATAGTAAACTGCTCCACGTCGGCGCAGTTTTTCCACGTGCTCCGTCGCCAGGCCCTGCTGCTTGAAAAAGATCCCCTTCCCCTGATCGTGATGACGCCCAAGGGACTTCTTCGAAACCCGATGATAAACTCGTCCCTCAAGGATCTGTCCGAGGGGAAATGGCTCCCGGTAATTGACGACCCCATGAGCACCCGGCAGGCCAAAAAAGTAAGAAGGCTGATATTCTGTAGCGGAAAAGTATACATTGACCTCATCTCAAGCGACCTCAGAACCAAATCTCCCGACGTAGCAATAGCCAGAATCGAGCAGCTTTACCCAAGACCCAAGGAAGAGGTAAGCGCCATCTTGGAGAGGTATGGTAAACTTGAAGAGGTTGTCTGGGTGCAGGAAGAACCCCAGAATGCGGGAGCCTGGAAATACATGCTGCCTTTTTTCAGAAGAAAAATTATCAAGAAGCGGTTTCCACTCAGTTATATAGGAAGAAAACGCTACTCAAGCCCTTCCGAAGGACTTTCCTCCATGCACAAATACAATCAGGGTCTGCTCATCAAACAGGCGTTCAGCATAGATAAAGTAGTGGAAGGAAATGAAGAAAGCGGTATAACCTGGCACAGGGATATCTGAAACAAGCGCGCAAGCGAGGGAGAAAATGGCCAAAAACATCGTCGTTCCCCACTTGGGGGATTCCGTAATAGAAGCAACAATAATCAAGTGGACCAAGCAGCTGGGAGACACGGTAAAACTCGGAGAAACCGTGGTTGAGCTTGAAACCGAGAAGGCCAACTTCGAAGTCGCTGCCGAAACAACGGGTATTCTGGCATCAATAGCGAAAAAAGCCGACGAGGATGTCGAAGTGGGAGACATCCTAGGAACCATCGAGGCGTCCGCAGGCAAACAGGATACAAAAGACGATACGGAAGAGCCCGCCAAGGAGGCTGAGGCTGCACCCGAGGCGCCAGCCGAAGAAATTCCACAGGAAAAGCAACGGGAAGAAGAACCGCAGACCCGCGTGACTCCCGTCGCGAGGAATATCGCCGAGCAAAACCAAGTTGACCTCTCCCAAGTCGTACCCGAGGGAAACAGAATCACGAAAGAAGACGTGGAAAAACACCTTGAGTCACAGAAAACCAAAGAGGAAATCCCGCAAGAGGCTCCATCGGAGGAAAAAACTCCCGAAACCCCTGTGTCACCCGAGCTTTTCCCATCCCTATCCCAGCTAACCGCTAACAGGGAAAGAAGGATGAAGATGTCGAGACGTCGCAGGACTATCGCAAGACGTCTTGTTGAGGCTCAGCAGACGGCCGCCATACTCTCCACTTTCAACGAGATCGACATGTCAAACGTAATGGAGCTTCGCTCGAGAAAAAAAGATGACTTCAAGGAAAGATACGGTGTGAACCTCGGTTTTTCCTCCTTTTTCATAAAAGCCTCTATCGGAGCACTGAAACTGTTTCCCGAGATAAACGCCGAGATCCAGGACGATGAAATAGTTTACAAGGACTACTACGACATCGGAATAGCCGTAGGGGCCGAGGGAGGGCTTGTCGTTCCCGTCATAAGGGAAGCTGACAGAAAAACCTTCGCGCAGATAGAAAAAGAGGTCAGGGAACTTGCCGAGAAGGCAAACGCGAACACGCTCTCACTTGATGAAATTTTCGGCGGGACCTTCACCATAACAAACGGCGGGGTGTACGGTTCCCTTATGAGCACCCCGATACTGAATCCCCCTCAGGTCGCGATACTGGGACTTCATAAGATAGAGGAAAGACCCGTTGCGGTTAACGGGGACATATTAATAAGGCCGATGATGTACACGGCTCTTAGTTACGACCACAGGATAGTCGACGGGAAGGAAGCCGTACAGTTCCTTGTAAAAGTAAAAGAACTTATCGAAGACCCCGAAGCTCTTCTTATCGAAGGCTGAGTCCTGCGCTTTGCACCAAGTAAAAACAAGGCAATAAGTAATACCCATTCGGTATTTATGAACTCGTATCCAGTTCAAGCATTTCGCCCCATTTCTCCGCTACATGCGTGAAGAGTTTTTCGTATTCCTTGTAGTTATCCACCTTACCCATTAATTTGCGGGCGGAATTCCTTGATTCGCCCAGCAACGCGGAATCCCTTATAAGGTTGGCGAAATTGAAACTGGGAACCCCTGATTGCTTAGTGCCCATAAATTCCCCGGGCCCCCTGTTCGCAAGATCAAACTCAGAGATTCTGAACCCGTCTGAAGTTTTACCCATTATTTTAAGTCTCTCCCCGGAGTCCTCTCCCGACGCAAACGAATATACTACATAGCAGGTCGACTCATGCCCGCCCCTGCCTACCCTTCCTCTCATCTGGTGAAGCTGAGAGAGCCCAAAACGTTCCGCATTTTCTATAACAATTTCAGTAGCATTGGGAACATCAACTCCGACTTCTATCACCGTTGTGGAAACAAGAATATCGCAGCGCTTCGCAAGAAAATCTCCCATTACCATGTCCCTCTCTTCACTTTTCATCCTGCCGTGGAGAAGGGAAACTCGAAACTCGGAGAACTCTTCCCGCAGTTCCTCAACCATTTTGGTCACATGCCTTACGCGCTTAAAATCCTGATTCTCGGACTCCTCTATAAAGGGATAGACAAAATAGGCCTGACGCCCCTGTTCAAGCTTCTTTTTTACCTGATCATAAAACCATGTTCTGTTCTTCTGCGTATCCCTAAGAACAAAGGTCTCTACCTTTTTTCTTGAAGGAGGGAGTTCGTCGATTATGGAGACTTCGAGATCTCCGTACACTGTGATGGCTAGGGTTCTCGGAATTGGAGTAGCCGTCATAACCAGCACATCTGGCACCGTTGCTTTTCGAACAAGCTCGGCCCTCTGAACAACTCCGAACCTGTGCTGTTCATCTATTACCACGAACCCGAGAGCCTTAAAATCCACCGATTCCGAGATCAGAGCGTGGGTTCCCACCACTATATCGGCCTGGCCGGTTTTTATCTCTTCGTGAACACGAGATTTATCCACTTTGGAGAGGGCACTTTTAAGAAGAACTACGGTTACTCCTATGTTCTGGGTCATTTGTCGCATATTTCGAAAATGCTGTTCGGCCAGTATCTCTGTCGGAACCATAAGTGCGGCCTGATAACCGGACTCAACCGCCCGGAGCATGGAGGCAAGCGCAACAAGTGTCTTTCCGCTTCCAACATCACCTTGCAACAGTCTGTTCATCGGGCGAGGAGAAACCATATCGGCCTTTATTTCCGAAACAACTTTTTCCTGTGCGCGAGTAAGAGCAAAAGGAAGTGAGCGGAAAAGTTTTTCTGGAAGAGCGTCACTGGAGTTAAAAGATATACCGCGACTTTCGTCCACCTTTCGCTTCTTGGAAAAAAGTCCGAGCTGAAGAACAAAAAACTCAAAGAATATAACGGTTCTGTGGGCCCGGGAATCCGCGACCGACCCGGGGTCGTCCAGGTCAACCGGAAGCACATCGCCGGGCGGGAAATGAACCTGCTCAAGGGCCTCGGGCAAGTCCATCAGATCGTTTTTTTCCTGAATGTCTTTCGGGATCAATCCCTTGAAGTCCTGTGCGTGGATATCAAGAGCGTTTCTTACCGCCTCCCTCAGTTTTTTTTGCCTGAGGCCTTCAGTAAGAGGGTAGACGGGGACAATTCTTCCGAACTGAAGAGGGTTTCCGATATCCTTTTCGCTCTCTATTATCTCAATGTCCTGGGCAAGCGGGTGAATTATCTGAAGAGCCCTGCCGCCCGGAGCCACGGACACCTTACCATGAATTATGAAACTCATCCCCTTTCTAAAAACTCCCCTAAGGTAAGAAGAGTTGTAATTAAACCAAGTGAGTCTCAGCTTGCCGGTTCCGTCATAAATCACTACCTGAAAAAATCTCCTCTTCCTGTTTCTTATGTCGCCCACAGAAGCAACCGTACCCCTGACCGTACAGAATTCTTCTGGGGTGGCTTCAGAAATACTGACTATTTTTCTTCGGTCGTCGTATTTTCTGGGAGAATAAAAAAGAAGGTCATAAACCGTGTGTATGGATTTTTTCGCGAGAAGCCTTCCAACTCTTGATCCGACCCCCCGAAGTCGTGTGACACTCGGAGAAAAGGCATCTGCACCCGGGTGAGGTTTTTTTTCCGGAACTTGGGCTCGGGTGCGCTTCTCAGGCAAAACATTCTCATGGGCTTTCTCTTCTGAGAAGCTTATTGCTTTGTGAACGATTCTGAGTGCGGAAGATATTTTTTTTCTTTTCTCTCGCCGTCCCAATCTCTCGAAGTCAGAAAAAGAATCCCGGAGGGCAGTTATTTGAGTTTTTATCTCCGCCGGGGGACCGGATGTAAGAACTTTTGTGCATGAGTTCCTTACGGTTACTCCCAGGCCAGCCATCCTGTCTAGATTTGAGAAATTATCTTTTGAGGCAAATTTAAGAGGTTTTTCCAAAGAAAGCAGATTTTTTTCCAGCTCGCCCCGCATGATGAATCAGTTTTTTTCCGCTTTCGTGGTTTTTCTGACTATATTGCCGTCTTTATCGAGGTTAAGGGTGCTTCTACACTTGGGATAGCCGCTGCAGCCGAGAAACTGCCCGCGTCGGCTCCGCCGAACAACCATCGGTTTGCCGCATTTCTCGCATTTGATATCTTCGCGGATCTGGGGAGCCTCTTTATGCTTTATGACAATTCTGCCATTTTCTCTTGTGAATTCCTTGGGGTTTTTGCAATCTGGATACCTTGAACAGGAAAGAAACTGCCCGTAGCGTCCCTCCTTTATCACCATGGGAGCTCCGCACTTGTCGCATTCGACATCATCGCAGATTTCGGGATCGGTTTTCTTCCCCACGATGATTTCCCCGTCCTCCCCCCTTGTAAAGTCCTTTGCGTTCTTGCAGTCCGGGTATCCTGAACAGGAAAGAAACTCCCCGTAGCGCCCTTCCCTTATTACCATCGAGGCTTCGCACTTATCACATTTGATATTGGTTGGAATTTCCACCTTGCGTCCCTCGATTTCCTCCTCGGCCCGGGTCACGCTTTTTGAAAACCCCTCGTAAAAGCCCCGCAACAGATCAACCCAGTGAACTTCACCTTCTTCCACCCTGTCAAGATCGCTCTCCATCTGGGCCGTAAACTCCTCGTTCATTATCCCCGGGAACCCTTCCATCAGAAAATCGTTCACGGAGCATCCAAGAGTGGTCGGGACGAACCTTCCTTTCTGCCGCTCGGTGTACCCCCTATCCTGTATTGTCGAAAGGATAGAAGCGTAGGTCGAGGGTCTTCCAATGCCTTTTTCCTCAAGTTCCTTCACAAGCGAACTCTCCGAGTATCTGGGCGGAGGTTGAGTGAAATGCTGCTTGGGGTCAAGCTTCAGAAGGGAGAGAACGTCTCCTTCATGAAGCTCGGGGAGTTTTTTGTCCTCATCTTTTCTCGAGCTCGTATCCGTTTTGGCATTTTCCTCTTTCTCCGTGGCTTCCTCGTAGGCGGCCGTGAAACCCGGAAATTTCATCACGTTGCCCGTCGCCCTGAAAACCGCTTCGCCCGCAGTGATATCAGCACGAGTCTGGTCGTATACAGCCGGGGTCATCTGCGAGGCAATAAACCTTTTCCATATAAGGGAGTAAAGCTTGTACTGGTCTTCTGTGAGAAACTTCCTTAGCTCATCGGGATGCCTCGAGGGAAACGTGGGCCTTATGCATTCATGGGCGTCCTGCGCAGATTTTTTTACCTTAAAAACGTTCGGGCGTTTCGGTACGTAGGTTCCACCGTAATTCTCGGATATAAAGCTCCTGGCCTCCGCTACGGCGTTATCAGACGCCCTCACAGAATCGGTTCTCATGTAGGTTATAAGTCCTACCGGGCCCTCCCTTCCAAGCTCAACTCCCTCGTAAAGCCCTTGTGCAACCAACATGGTCTTCTTGACGGAGAAGCGGTTTTTCTTCGAGGAATCCTGCTGAAGCGTGCTGGTTATGAAAGGGGGTGACGGCCTTCTTTTCCGTTCTTTCTTTTCAATTGATCCTACGACAAAATCCTTTCCTGAAATTGCGGAGACTGTTTCCTCGGACTGCCGTGCGTTTTCGATCTTGGCCTTTTTTCCCCGGAACATATGGAGCGAAGCCGTAAAAGCTTCTGAATCGGGGACTGCGTTCTTCTTAACGAGTGCATCAAGAGTCCAGTATTCCCGCGGCTTGAAATTCTCAATCTCCCTCTCCCTCTCCACAACGAATCTAAGAGCGACGCTTTGCACCCTGCCGGCGCTCAGCCCCTTTTTCACCTTTTTCCAGAGAACAGGACTCACCTTGTAGCCGACGATTCTGTCAAGAATTCTTCTTGCCTGCTGGGATTCGAAACGGTCCCTGTTGATTTCAAGAGGCCTGCTCATTGAGTCCTTGATGCCCGCTTCTGTTATTTCATGTATAAGCACCCTTTGGACCTTGTCCCAGAGATCGAGGCGGTTGGCTATATGCCACGCGATGGCCTCCCCTTCCCTGTCCGGGTCGGAGGCCAGATAGACTTTTTCCGCGTCCCGCGACGCTTTTTTCAGATTCTCAAGATACTTCGTTTTACCTTTTATGACGGTATAGTTGGGCTTGAAATCGTTTTGGATATCCACCCCGAGCTTGCTACTCGGAAGATCTATGAGATGCCCCGAAGAAGCCTCCACACGGAAATCCCGGCCGAGATATTTTTTTATTGTTCTCGCCTTTGATGGAGATTCGACTATTACAAGGGATTTAGCCATAAAAACAGTTGTTCCGTTTATAGAATTCAGCCTAAATCTTATAAAAAGCCGACGGAATCTGTCAAGACCGACGGAAAATCCGGGATTGTTTCCCCAGAGCCGCTACAGCGTATCAGACTTCAATACTCCCCGCAAGAGCCCTGTTGGCATTATACCACCTGAGCGAGTTTTCAATGCCGGTTTCTATATCAAAGAGAGGGTCCCAGTCCAGAATTCTTTTTGCCTTGTCTATGCTTGCTAGGGTAACCCTGATATCGGAAGGATGCGGAGGGTCACAAACAATATTGGCTTTTTTGCCGGTTCTGCGCTCTATTACATCTATCATCTCGTTTAGGGAAACCGAAGTCGCGCTTCCGAGGTTTATTATCTCAAAGCCCAGATTCCTTATCGCTGAAACCGTACCCGCCGCAATATCATCAACATAGGTAAAATCCCTTTTCTGCTCCCCGTCGCCGAGTATAACTATTTCCTCTCCCTCATTTATCCACTTTATGAACCGAAAAACACTCATGTCCGGCCTTCCCGCGGGCCCGTAAACGGTAAAGTAGCGGAGCACCGAGATATCTATTCCGTAAAGGGAGTTGTAAACCGAGCAAAGGCCCTCGGCGGATTTCTTTGAGGATGCGTATGGAGAAAGCTGATAATCGGTCTTCATATCCTCGCTGAAAGGAATATCGTTTTCCCCGTAAACGCTCGAAGTTGAAGCCTGCACGAACTTGCCTATTTCCTCGCAGCGGCAGAACTCAAGCAGATTAAGGGTCCCCGTCACGTTGGTAGAGTAATATATCCAGGGATTTTCGATGCTCTGGCGAACCCCGGCACTGGCCGCAAGGTTAATTACGCAGTCAATTCGGCCACCCTCGCAAAAACCTTTTATTTCTTCACACGCCGAAAGAAGCCTGGGGTTATCCGATATATCGCATCCGAAAAAACTGAACCTCTCCCGCTCGAAGAGAGTTTCAAGCCTGTGGTGTTTGAGTCTCACGTCGTAAGCATCCGACATGTTATCGAGCCCGAAAACAAAATCCCCGCGCTCAAGAAGGAACTCGCACACCCTAGCGCCTATAAATCCCGCACAACCCGAAACGATTATATTCATGACAGTAAAAACCGCTCCCAGACCATCTTTCTCACCTGCCGATTCCGAAATACGTGATGCCCAAGATCTTTAGTTTCGCTTGATCATAAATGTTTCTTCCGTCAAATATCACCGGGGTCTTCATGAGTTCCCTTATCTTCTCGAAATTCGGCTGTCTGTACTGGCTCCACTCGGTGTGAATCACCAAGGCATCCGCATCTCTGCAGGCATCATAGTAGGATTCGAAATAATCCACACTGTCTCCAAGGACAGCCCTCGCGTTACCCATGGAAGCAGGGTCGTGGACGGCAATCGAACATCCCACCTCAAGGAGTCTGCCTATAACGTAAAGCGACGGGGCCTCTCTTATATCATCGGTATTGGGCTTAAACGAAATTCCCCACACGGCAATTCTTCTTCCGCTTAGATCGCCGAAAAATCCGGCTATTTTATCAAAAAATCTCTCCCTCTGCGCTGTGTTCACCCGATCAACCGCAGTTACCACTCTGGATTCATACCCTACATCGCGCGCCATTTGCTCAAGAGCCTTTACATCTTTCGGAAAACACGACCCTCCGTATCCGATTCCCGGGTAGAGGTAATATCTGCCTATCCTCGAGTCAGAACCCATCACAGAGCGTACCTCGGATACGTTCGCGCCAAGAAGCTCACACAGGTTCGCTATATCGTTCATAAACGATATCCTGGTAGCAAGCATTGCGTTTGATGCATACTTTGACATTTCAGAAGACCGGATGGAAACCACTATTGTCCTGTCGGCTGACCTCATGAAGGGGGAATAAAGATCCCTAAGAACGGAACCCACCGATTCGTCCTCAACCCCTATGACAACCCTGTCGGGTTTAAGAAAATCTTCTACAGCCGCGCCTTCCTTGAGAAACTCCGGGTTAGACGCCACACCGAATTCCTGGTCCGTTATAGACTTTATGGTGTCGCGCACTTTCTCGGTAGCGCCCACGGGTACCGTGCTTTTGGTGACGACTATCTTGTAGCCGTCAAGATTCTCTCCTATCGATCGCGCCACATCGAGAACGGAGGAGATATCGGCTTCGCCGTTTTCCGCCTGAGGAGTTCCGACCGCAATGAATATCAGAAAGGATTCCCTGACGGCAAAAGCTATGTCGGTCGTGAAAGAAAGTCTTCCCTCGTCAATGTTGGTGCGCACTATCTTGTCAAGACCGGGCTCGAAAAACGGAACCTCTGCACGCCGAAGAGTCTCGATTTTCTCCTTGTCTATGTCAACGCACAAAACGCTGTTTCCGCTTCCGGCAAAACACGCGCCTGTGACAAGCCCGACGTAACCTGTTCCTATAACCGCTATTTTCATCTCTTGAATCTCTCCGGAAAAACCCGTTGGCAACACTCCCACAGGAGCTTTTCAGCAACCTAAAAAGACAAGATAGGGTACAACAAATCCCCAAAAAATAAACAGAACCGAGGAAAACCTGCGACGGACAAAGTATAGTTACAGTAAAAAAACAAGGAGGCGGATTTTGAAATCTCACACCGAGTATCTGTGGTTTAACACAGACAAAAAAAGGGAGTTCATTCATATAACTCCGACGGTAAGACGGATCGTGCAGCAAAGCGGCATAACCGAGGGTTTTGTCCTCGTGTCCGCGATGCACATAACGGCTTCTGTCTTCGTAAACGACCTTGAGCAGGGACTTTTCGAGGACATCTGGGAGTGGCTTGAAGGCATCTCCCCCTTCAGGGAAGATTACAAGCATCACCGCACGGGGGAAGACAACGGCGACGCTCACCTGAAAAATCTCCTCATGCACCACCAGGTGATGGTTCCCGTTACGGAAGGAGACCTTGACCTCGGTCCCTGGCAGGAGATCTTCTACGGAGAGTTTGACGGCGGAAGAAGAAAAAGGGTCGTCGTGAAGGCCCTCGGAATATGAAAAACAGTCGAC comes from the Candidatus Dadabacteria bacterium genome and includes:
- a CDS encoding 2-oxoglutarate dehydrogenase E1 component; protein product: MDIWKNFHGLNSGYVMDLYERYVRDSSSVDPATKTIFKDWKPDTKYSSLRVEIEPEIEKNGFKQSSVRDVNKAVAIANMAQAIRRHGHLASKIDPLGGPVHGDLTLHAETFGLEEEELRDFPSTLVGWPLSQNSLDALDGIRRLRKIYSSTTGYNYDHIYEAEERRWMRGAIESGVYRPPLNPVNEGELLDTLTKVEVFENFLHRIFPGKFRFSIEGVDMLVPMLNELIHLAIKADIHQIILGMAHRGRLNVMHHVMEKNYKYTLLKFKDPVLVRDFADDMGWTGDVKYHEAVKRDIPTGDMLDRNMRITMVPNPSHLESVNPVVQGMSRACGISDDTPGSPQFDPSAVIPVQIHGDSAFMGQGINAETLNLSALSGYHTGGTIHIITNNQLGYTTLPADSRSTLYASDLAKGFEIPIVHVNADDPVACIESIRLAFGYTSRFEKHFLIDLVGYRRYGHNEADEPGFTQPMIYKKIDAHPRVMSIWAKNLIEKGTVSENQVEQLRQKHMEKISEEFESISPDDSPEESTAPSPERGIAKKTVTKVPDETLRELNDSLLSVPEEFTVNSKIARIRDRRKNVLDDPNEKTIDWAMAEELAYASIVAQGIPIRITGQDCERGTFSHRHAVLHDPENGAIHIPLQRIPQAKAAFEIKNSPLSENACLGFEYGYCIERTNCLVIWEAQYGDFINGAQTIVDEYLVSARAKWGQTPSLVLLLPHAYEGQGPDHSSGRLERFLMSAAEYNIRIVNCSTSAQFFHVLRRQALLLEKDPLPLIVMTPKGLLRNPMINSSLKDLSEGKWLPVIDDPMSTRQAKKVRRLIFCSGKVYIDLISSDLRTKSPDVAIARIEQLYPRPKEEVSAILERYGKLEEVVWVQEEPQNAGAWKYMLPFFRRKIIKKRFPLSYIGRKRYSSPSEGLSSMHKYNQGLLIKQAFSIDKVVEGNEESGITWHRDI
- the odhB gene encoding 2-oxoglutarate dehydrogenase complex dihydrolipoyllysine-residue succinyltransferase, encoding MAKNIVVPHLGDSVIEATIIKWTKQLGDTVKLGETVVELETEKANFEVAAETTGILASIAKKADEDVEVGDILGTIEASAGKQDTKDDTEEPAKEAEAAPEAPAEEIPQEKQREEEPQTRVTPVARNIAEQNQVDLSQVVPEGNRITKEDVEKHLESQKTKEEIPQEAPSEEKTPETPVSPELFPSLSQLTANRERRMKMSRRRRTIARRLVEAQQTAAILSTFNEIDMSNVMELRSRKKDDFKERYGVNLGFSSFFIKASIGALKLFPEINAEIQDDEIVYKDYYDIGIAVGAEGGLVVPVIREADRKTFAQIEKEVRELAEKANANTLSLDEIFGGTFTITNGGVYGSLMSTPILNPPQVAILGLHKIEERPVAVNGDILIRPMMYTALSYDHRIVDGKEAVQFLVKVKELIEDPEALLIEG
- the recG gene encoding ATP-dependent DNA helicase RecG is translated as MRGELEKNLLSLEKPLKFASKDNFSNLDRMAGLGVTVRNSCTKVLTSGPPAEIKTQITALRDSFSDFERLGRREKRKKISSALRIVHKAISFSEEKAHENVLPEKRTRAQVPEKKPHPGADAFSPSVTRLRGVGSRVGRLLAKKSIHTVYDLLFYSPRKYDDRRKIVSISEATPEEFCTVRGTVASVGDIRNRKRRFFQVVIYDGTGKLRLTWFNYNSSYLRGVFRKGMSFIIHGKVSVAPGGRALQIIHPLAQDIEIIESEKDIGNPLQFGRIVPVYPLTEGLRQKKLREAVRNALDIHAQDFKGLIPKDIQEKNDLMDLPEALEQVHFPPGDVLPVDLDDPGSVADSRAHRTVIFFEFFVLQLGLFSKKRKVDESRGISFNSSDALPEKLFRSLPFALTRAQEKVVSEIKADMVSPRPMNRLLQGDVGSGKTLVALASMLRAVESGYQAALMVPTEILAEQHFRNMRQMTQNIGVTVVLLKSALSKVDKSRVHEEIKTGQADIVVGTHALISESVDFKALGFVVIDEQHRFGVVQRAELVRKATVPDVLVMTATPIPRTLAITVYGDLEVSIIDELPPSRKKVETFVLRDTQKNRTWFYDQVKKKLEQGRQAYFVYPFIEESENQDFKRVRHVTKMVEELREEFSEFRVSLLHGRMKSEERDMVMGDFLAKRCDILVSTTVIEVGVDVPNATEIVIENAERFGLSQLHQMRGRVGRGGHESTCYVVYSFASGEDSGERLKIMGKTSDGFRISEFDLANRGPGEFMGTKQSGVPSFNFANLIRDSALLGESRNSARKLMGKVDNYKEYEKLFTHVAEKWGEMLELDTSS
- the topA gene encoding type I DNA topoisomerase; amino-acid sequence: MAKSLVIVESPSKARTIKKYLGRDFRVEASSGHLIDLPSSKLGVDIQNDFKPNYTVIKGKTKYLENLKKASRDAEKVYLASDPDREGEAIAWHIANRLDLWDKVQRVLIHEITEAGIKDSMSRPLEINRDRFESQQARRILDRIVGYKVSPVLWKKVKKGLSAGRVQSVALRFVVEREREIENFKPREYWTLDALVKKNAVPDSEAFTASLHMFRGKKAKIENARQSEETVSAISGKDFVVGSIEKKERKRRPSPPFITSTLQQDSSKKNRFSVKKTMLVAQGLYEGVELGREGPVGLITYMRTDSVRASDNAVAEARSFISENYGGTYVPKRPNVFKVKKSAQDAHECIRPTFPSRHPDELRKFLTEDQYKLYSLIWKRFIASQMTPAVYDQTRADITAGEAVFRATGNVMKFPGFTAAYEEATEKEENAKTDTSSRKDEDKKLPELHEGDVLSLLKLDPKQHFTQPPPRYSESSLVKELEEKGIGRPSTYASILSTIQDRGYTERQKGRFVPTTLGCSVNDFLMEGFPGIMNEEFTAQMESDLDRVEEGEVHWVDLLRGFYEGFSKSVTRAEEEIEGRKVEIPTNIKCDKCEASMVIREGRYGEFLSCSGYPDCKNAKDFTRGEDGEIIVGKKTDPEICDDVECDKCGAPMVIKEGRYGQFLSCSRYPDCKNPKEFTRENGRIVIKHKEAPQIREDIKCEKCGKPMVVRRSRRGQFLGCSGYPKCRSTLNLDKDGNIVRKTTKAEKN
- a CDS encoding NAD-dependent epimerase/dehydratase family protein, yielding MNIIVSGCAGFIGARVCEFLLERGDFVFGLDNMSDAYDVRLKHHRLETLFERERFSFFGCDISDNPRLLSACEEIKGFCEGGRIDCVINLAASAGVRQSIENPWIYYSTNVTGTLNLLEFCRCEEIGKFVQASTSSVYGENDIPFSEDMKTDYQLSPYASSKKSAEGLCSVYNSLYGIDISVLRYFTVYGPAGRPDMSVFRFIKWINEGEEIVILGDGEQKRDFTYVDDIAAGTVSAIRNLGFEIINLGSATSVSLNEMIDVIERRTGKKANIVCDPPHPSDIRVTLASIDKAKRILDWDPLFDIETGIENSLRWYNANRALAGSIEV
- a CDS encoding UDP-glucose/GDP-mannose dehydrogenase family protein, with protein sequence MKIAVIGTGYVGLVTGACFAGSGNSVLCVDIDKEKIETLRRAEVPFFEPGLDKIVRTNIDEGRLSFTTDIAFAVRESFLIFIAVGTPQAENGEADISSVLDVARSIGENLDGYKIVVTKSTVPVGATEKVRDTIKSITDQEFGVASNPEFLKEGAAVEDFLKPDRVVIGVEDESVGSVLRDLYSPFMRSADRTIVVSIRSSEMSKYASNAMLATRISFMNDIANLCELLGANVSEVRSVMGSDSRIGRYYLYPGIGYGGSCFPKDVKALEQMARDVGYESRVVTAVDRVNTAQRERFFDKIAGFFGDLSGRRIAVWGISFKPNTDDIREAPSLYVIGRLLEVGCSIAVHDPASMGNARAVLGDSVDYFESYYDACRDADALVIHTEWSQYRQPNFEKIRELMKTPVIFDGRNIYDQAKLKILGITYFGIGR
- a CDS encoding YjbQ family protein, with product MKSHTEYLWFNTDKKREFIHITPTVRRIVQQSGITEGFVLVSAMHITASVFVNDLEQGLFEDIWEWLEGISPFREDYKHHRTGEDNGDAHLKNLLMHHQVMVPVTEGDLDLGPWQEIFYGEFDGGRRKRVVVKALGI